The Flavobacteriales bacterium genome contains a region encoding:
- a CDS encoding prolipoprotein diacylglyceryl transferase produces the protein MYPTFYDLVLDLFGISVPAFNVMQMYGMMVGLGFIVGSILLTLELQRKERIGQLKPLTKKSGSKETIIHPYDHVGNIAMICCFGAIAGGKLFHNLENWDEMMADPMAALTSMGGFSFLGGLIVSMGLFAWYAKRNKLSILHFLDAVMPSVAIGYGFGRLGCHISGDGDWGIPNDSPMPDWLSFLPDWMWAYNYPNNVLHVDMIQYFADKGYTSLTGYAYPTPIYEIIMSIFMFAFMWSMRKRWTVPGIMLSVYLILSGIERLLIEQIRINNEYNVLGGITQAEMLSLAMVLIGAFGLYYMPKVGERWAKV, from the coding sequence ATGTATCCAACCTTTTACGACCTTGTTCTAGACCTCTTCGGGATTTCTGTTCCTGCATTTAACGTGATGCAGATGTATGGCATGATGGTCGGTCTTGGCTTCATTGTAGGCAGTATACTACTCACACTCGAACTGCAACGGAAAGAGCGCATCGGCCAATTAAAGCCGCTAACCAAGAAATCTGGAAGCAAGGAAACCATCATACATCCCTACGACCACGTAGGCAATATTGCCATGATCTGCTGTTTCGGAGCCATTGCGGGTGGAAAACTGTTTCACAATCTGGAAAACTGGGATGAGATGATGGCCGATCCGATGGCTGCGCTCACTTCCATGGGTGGTTTTTCCTTTTTAGGAGGACTTATCGTGTCTATGGGTCTTTTTGCGTGGTATGCGAAAAGAAACAAACTGAGCATCCTTCATTTTCTCGATGCAGTGATGCCATCTGTGGCCATTGGCTATGGCTTCGGTCGCTTGGGTTGCCATATTTCTGGCGATGGCGATTGGGGAATTCCGAACGACAGTCCCATGCCTGATTGGTTGAGCTTCCTTCCCGATTGGATGTGGGCCTACAACTACCCGAATAATGTGCTGCATGTGGATATGATCCAATACTTTGCAGATAAAGGCTATACGAGCTTGACTGGCTACGCCTATCCTACCCCGATCTACGAGATCATCATGTCCATCTTCATGTTTGCATTCATGTGGAGCATGCGCAAGCGATGGACTGTTCCCGGAATCATGCTTTCGGTCTATCTGATACTATCGGGTATTGAACGCCTACTGATTGAACAGATCCGCATCAATAACGAATACAACGTGCTGGGTGGAATTACGCAGGCAGAGATGTTATCCCTCGCCATGGTGCTGATCGGGGCCTTTGGCCTCTATTACATGCCGAAAGTGGGCGAACGTTGGGCCAAGGTTTAA
- a CDS encoding T9SS type A sorting domain-containing protein: MNKKVYFKQHSSVSDTLLYDFDLSIGDTLPPTLINDPSNETNVVSSIDSILIGNDYHKRFGISLGYDSNYVDLIEGIGNSFGLMGLLVPPFERGTYLYCVTIDGETVYPDSSYDCPLLLTGIEEDYPSLRIQPKIYPNPSTGYVNIEATGSDQWMTVKLYNTLGVLIRMDQFRTSQLFQYELPEVKGMYLMQLIDGDGFEFNQNIVRD; this comes from the coding sequence TTGAATAAGAAGGTATATTTCAAGCAACATTCGAGCGTTTCAGACACCTTGCTGTACGATTTTGATCTTTCTATTGGCGATACGCTGCCTCCAACTCTGATCAATGATCCTTCAAATGAAACCAATGTTGTTAGCAGCATAGACTCCATTTTAATCGGAAATGATTACCACAAAAGATTCGGAATCTCTCTAGGTTATGATTCGAACTATGTGGATCTGATAGAAGGAATAGGGAATTCATTCGGCCTGATGGGACTTTTAGTACCTCCATTTGAGCGCGGAACTTATTTGTATTGCGTTACAATTGATGGAGAGACTGTTTATCCCGATTCTTCATATGACTGCCCGCTCTTGCTCACTGGAATTGAAGAGGATTACCCAAGTCTTAGAATTCAACCGAAAATTTACCCTAATCCATCTACGGGATACGTGAACATCGAAGCTACTGGCTCGGATCAATGGATGACGGTAAAACTGTATAATACTCTAGGGGTTTTGATCAGAATGGATCAATTCCGCACATCTCAATTATTCCAATACGAGCTTCCAGAAGTAAAAGGGATGTATCTGATGCAACTTATTGACGGTGATGGTTTTGAATTCAATCAGAATATTGTCAGAGATTAA